Part of the Montipora foliosa isolate CH-2021 chromosome 13, ASM3666993v2, whole genome shotgun sequence genome is shown below.
AAGAAAAAGGCAACCAAATACACTGGGGGAGTTAAATTTTCTAAAGAGAACTTATCCTCTCAAACATTTAGCCGGTTGAGTCTGGCTGTCatcagacagacagacagacagcctTTATTTTAGCATGATGATAACAAAAGCTATgcagcttatggggtcgtgcatTGAGTGCCACGCCCCAGTTGATTAAAAGCCCCTTAGTTCTATCCAGTGGATACTTATTAAAGTCGCTATCCAGATTATACTTTACATTTACCATTGGCCAGGGTTTTTCCTACACACTTTTACTTAGATGTGCTTAGCCAAGTGTGCATACAAGTTCACCGTTCAAGAggaaatactgaaatctttggaCAGGTTTAAACTGTTGGAAATTaaatgacttatccactgggtaGAGTTACTCAGGCTTTGAACAATTGGGACCAGAAAATTATTTCTTCATGGAAAAAGTGCACTTGGCAAGCAAGCTACTCCATAGGAACTagacttaaccctttcacccccgtggggttccccattgacgagtaaaatcgtctggcattagacagagtaaaatctataagtggcactcttgggagtgaaagggttaaatactGACAGAGACTATTCAAATGATACATAACATTACTGACAGGAGGCAAAGAGTGCATTGGGACTGATTACGGCATACCTAGCCAGTGATCAGAGTTGGATTCGGAACATGGCACAACTACATGCAAATCAAGCGTCCTATTCACTGGACCAGAACAACTCAAAAGAATACAGAGTTGATAACAAATCGGAGTAACAAGTGTGAAAAAGAACCATATATGCCACTATGAGAAAAAACAGATACCTACAAATATAACCTACAAAACAGTTTACATTTTATTTGTGATACTTGACTTGTGAATACTGTAATGGCTAGTCTGACAACAGTTGTTTTGTTGCTGCCAAGCGACTCTTCAGAGTCTTCAGAGTCCTTTCTGATATTCGGCAAACTCGCTGAACATCTCGTTCAAAGTCCCACTCGCAATCAGCTTTCACAAGTTATTCACAAATTTTCACAATTattgcattaatttttatttaccTAAAAGCGGATTTGAAcgagttaaaattgaactgaatgaaaaactgataccagaaatagaaagagcacctttacttattataagtaaccctgcaaagttttaTCGTTTTAGCTGTTATATCagtcaacttacattttctcagctgatataaaTTATACACCTGATATGCcaaaactttgcagggttacttaAGTAAAGGtgttctttctatttctggcattagtttttaattttaacgtATTTGCATTTTCGGCTGCCATTTTGTAGAAGGGTCTATTTGGGAAAGAGGCATCAGAAAGTACAATTCTACAAGATTCTACTTCATGCTGGTTAAATTTAGCAGGACTCAGCAAGTGTTAATGCAATAATTCACATACCTTTTCAAACACTGAGAGGACTGCTTGAGGATACATTTTCATAGTTCCCCCTTTTGCAATGATGCAGACTCGTTCAAGATGTTTTAGTTGCCCTAGGGTCAGCATAAAGGACTCTGTAATTCCAAAGCTTGGCTGCTCCAGTCTGTATATATTaaaacacaataattattatatacttAGATATCTTTATTTTTCCACATTTGCCTAAAAATGGTAATAATTGTGAAAGTCCAATCACAGGTTCCTAGCTACAGGTGGCTGATTTTGCAGACAGTAGGTTGATCTAGCTCAGAATGGGAACCTCTGTTGATGACAGAGAGCATACGGAATAGTCTGAATTCTACTCTGATCTGAACCAGCTAATCTTTTTTTGCATGCGCCATTATCAACtgatgttcccgttctgttgctgaATGAGCCTACTGTGCAAGTTGTGTGCACAGCTTGATGTAAAAAGGACCAAATACTTATCATTTTGCCACtcttgattttatttttctgCATTAAACTGTAATATCTCTCTGGTCCTGTTCTACTGGATCAACTGAACATTTCAACTAAAAATGGCTTGCATTGTGGGagttgtaacttttttttttaaccatttttGGTTGAAAATGGAGGAGGAACTCTCAGGAAGAGTCATAACACCTGATTTCTCTGTGTTGTTTACTTTGACTTTAACTCGCCTGTAATGTGATGCGTGACCACTTTAAAAAGTGTGCAAAGAGGAAATCTGGTATTCTCCATTGTGTGCAACAATTTCaattaagatattttttttatttggagGAGGCTGAGACAACCAACTAAAACggctttcactcaacaaaatgagaaaaaatcaAGCTAATAGAAGATGGTTCCTTCCAGAAGAACACAACCTTTGCCTTGTGATCTTAAAGCACGCAGTTCATCACTTCAAACCTGATACAAAAAAGGTATATTGGGAGCCAATTAATGGCATAATTTAGCCAccctttaaaaatattttaggtTTCTACTGAATCTGACTAAACTGTGTCTTGTACCTTAAGTCTCTCAGTTGATGACAATAAGAAAGTGCTTGTTGAAGAAGGACAACATTGCCTGAATGTCCAAGACTAGCCATCACTGCCAGAGATAAGAACTGAAGTTTGGAGCAGTTCTGTGTTATAACGGTAAGGAATTTCAAGTTGCCTTTCATAAATGGCACtataataatgaaaagaaaaagtgCAAAAGTTACCGTAGCCAATGGTGGGTAAAAGTGAAGAACAGCTCACCTCAACCGACAGTTGGTCCACTGTCGGCTAACAGATTACCAACACATTaacgacaggttaccgacaagTTACTGATAGAGAGTTAGGGAGGGGTACCTATATTGCTCATATCCCTTTCAAATGCTTACGTCCAAGGccaggttgttcaaaagcctGTTAACTTAATTGAGgatttacagtgcaacgcaccTTACCGtagccacctaacaaagttttttaaaaattatcctCCAATAagggtgtgtgaatttgattgacagtcacacctccttGCAAAGCTCgtacggttgtaagttgaatgccgttgcatgggttgtcgagttgacgtatttacacatAACTGTCAAATGTGAAactttgttgggtggccacggtaaggcacgATGCACTTTAAGCataaacgtttgtttcatgttttcaactttttggtgaaagtttcattttaaattttgctttaatttttgtttttcaaaattgacttcttctaatgcaaaatcttgccaaatatcagcattgaacagcatttgggagaacagaaataaactccttggttaatttttaacctacCAGGCATTAGcattaattggcttttgaacaatcgGAACCAGGAGGGGAAGTATTAAAGGGGacatatacatgtagcttttgACTGGATGTAgattgttaacccattgactcctaaaccacccctcccccccccccccccccccccccaattgatgagtaaaatcgtttggcatttgacagagtaaaatcaagTCTCACTCATAGGAAGCAATGGGTCAAAGTGTGCACCCAATTTTGATAAACATCACACAGTGTCCCATTAAGGCtgcgtttgattgaccgtattccggaataggaatacatggaatagaagttagaaatcctttgttcttacgaagattcacaataaaattgtcaaacacctgctaaaatgctactttaaacatatctttattatccttgttgcttcaaaacgctggacataccgttttaagtcatcactccaagtattcttattccggaatagggtcaatcgaacgcgccttAAGTCTATTATGTGCCACCCACATACATTCACAAAAGCATAGTCAATGCTGACGTTTGTGTTCTTTTCAGTTAATGAACATTTTCATCAGTTTTTACGTATACTTGAGGAATAGTGTTAAAGTGACACTTGATTATCACCCGCAGTTCTTGTTCTATACATAAGTAATGGTGAAATTGAGTAGAAGTGAAAAGAGGCCCATACAACTTTGTAATGCTTATTAACATCAGCATgcatttaattacttttaagtcCTGCACACACTTTCATTTATTCCACAAACAGTCTTTTTTGCAGTTTTGCATGTACTGTGGTGTCTACAAGCTCATTAATTAATCTCAGCTGCTACTTTAAGTGTTTCCCTCACATAGGGCTCAAAACTCATGATCAGGAGCCATTACATTTTAATGAATACAGTAAGGTTTCTCGTTTCCATTTTGCCACATCTGACAGTATCCTGGCAGGGTTTCATGAGTTAGAAATCAGGCCCAAGTTGTTCAAGGCACGCAAACTTTTCTTTTCTCAAAATGCAACCGTTCAACTTTTCCAGAAAAACACCAAAGTATTTGCAAAGGTTTTTGTGAATTTCTTTTCATAGCAAGGATGACTGCATGTACATCATTGGCAACTGTACAACGACCAGTAGAGATATCCACATTTTTGGCTTGTCATTCATCCTACAGGCCTaggtcttttcattgtttaagtTTCTACACCAATATGAATGAGTTCTTAATGCAGCATGTACCTGCTAATGTGAGTCTCTGTAGGCTTGTCCAGTTTTGAACTGCTACCAAAGTGTCATACACACCTCTTATAGAATGACACCTTTCTATACTACAATTGATCAAAGAACAAAAACCAGGAATAAATTTAGAAAGTCATGAGCAAAAGGCTCGAAGAAATTGACAAACACACCAAAACAAAATTGCTCAAAAATTCCATCTATGTCTCATTTTGTTGTTATGGATTTTAAACACTGCCTTGAGACAGAAGTCTTTTTTTGCTACTTTCTTGCAAAGAAAGGGAGAaccaacaaaataaaacaaaacacatGTCATGTTGCTATGTAACATTTTCTGGATCAAATTAAATGCCAGGTATGAAAACTGCAGCACAGCCGAGTGGTTAGGTTGCTGGACTTGAGACATCCGGAGGTCCTAGGTTCAAGTCTCACCCTGGTCACCAGCTGGAGTTGTTTTGAGTGTTCCCAGGCTCAAGTCCTCAGcggcacttgtaaatagccaactggtttgcccaccaacagttgggattcttaacagatcgtactggaaagctggttaatacttacttagaacagacaccaataaaaCGATGCGCACAACAAACAACTCATCAACGACATCAACAagagacaaacaacacactgatttactctatcacagtactgcccaacatATTCTATGATACACAGTCATACAGACTGGCCTTAGACCTacagacggatcgaaacgcaccaatcgcTATTCAGTCttcacagccaattacatctaggctcaactgacagttgaccaataacatcacaaaTAAGTTGGCCAATGACATGTATAACCAGAGTTCTtattatagtatctactgaggttacacaaatcacttgactctgaagatgacttccgctcaggttgacaaaacgtcagtcaatgtcatctcaaatagtccttctcaggactacactcacccagacgatcgtactttacttaattattctTAACTATGTTGTGATCATCTGTATTGCTTTGCTTTATTCATTTGAGGGTCACTATGTAAAAGATTGGGTTACAAGTAATCAGTGTTCACCCTCGTTAAATATTATGAACTTATAAAAATGAGCTTACTTTGAACAACTTTCTTTCCAAGAAATCAATAATTCTTTGAGCTCTGTTGGCTCACAGTGTAATAATCACTCACCAGGCTCAGATACTGAAGGCAGTTCATAATAATTTCATAGTTTTGAAAACCGCCACTTGCATATTTGGCTTACCTCGACGTATTACATTGAACAGGATCATAGTGGGTCTTTGTGAAAGTCAGCCCAGGTACGGATAGACGTATCAGCTCAAATTCTGTTATTTCCCTGCACGCTTTTGTCATTCGTTCAAAGCAACCTTCACAGCTCAACTCATTTTGAGTTGCTGACCTCACACTTGAGCAGTGGGAAACCCTTTTGCCAGTCTTCATTAATTTACCAGAAAAGTCAACACTGCTCCCAACCCTCTTGCTTTCACCAGCTTGGCACAACATGCAAGCACAAACACTGAGTGACACAAGATGCTTGAATTCTGCAATAACCTCTATTAAAGTATTTTGCCATTTTCCATTAGATGCTTGGAGGTGTACTCCATGGAGGTTCAGCTGGGACAAGTTGGGGCAGCATATTGCCAGTGATTTCAATCCTTGAAGCTTGAAAGTAGAAAGATTTAAAGTAACCATTGTTTGTTAATAAAACTAGTGAAAGtgtaaaattataatttgttCTTCCCTGAGAAAAACAATATAAACTGTATGATTGCACTCACTCCATATCCTAAATTTTGTCTAAAAATGGGAAAATAAATTGTGCCAAAAATACCTCCTCTCTTCTTCTAAAATCAAGCATTGATTCATTTCTTCCCacacaaaataacaaatggaattattttttttgccctCTCAAAATAAGAATCCTTAATTGAAGCTTACTCATAAAATTCTCTTTGCGCCAAACTGATTTAAACAAGAAAACTTTGAGTGTATAGAATGTTCCACACCTCATCTTGTTGACTTTGCATACACTAGAgctgacaataataattattgtaccaCAGGGTCTGCATTCTGTATTCTGTATTTGTGCCCATGCAGTCCATGTTTAATTCTCAATTTTCAATCTGGAGTCTAATTATAATAATCCTTGTTTTACACTGCCTGTGCTGAGTGAGTACCTAATTCCCAAAACTAGTTTGTACCATAATTTACCAGATATAAACAAGTAAATAGTAATGCATGTACATATCTCCAGTGAAAGACCCAAGAACATCCTTGACGATGAAGATTTTATAccttgaagatctttgaagaatCTTTGAAAGATCATCAAAGATATTCATTTGCTAAATGAAGAAATACTGGCAGACATCACAAAAAGTTGAGGATGATAGagaatacatgtatttataacatttaatacatacatgtattaatatTTGACATACAGACATGGAAATACTCTCTATTATTACTGTTGTACCACCTACCAGCTCAAAACAGCCAACACAGTTGTGCAGGTTTAAAACCTTTAAGTTTGGTGATGACGTTGCAACCACTTGCAACAAATGACCATCAATTTTCAATCCGCAGAGGTTCAAATAATGTAATGTTTGCTTACTGAGGATAGCTGAAAGAAGAGTTGAATCACACACACGCAAGTCTCCTAAATCAATGTTGGTTAATGAAACATCCTCCAAAATTTGCAGATGATTGATGTACAAAGAAGGAGGTTCCATGGTGGCCCAGGAAGGAAAAAGAAACGAATGCAGTTTACCACAGTCACGCTGGGATGCTAATGCAACCAAGAACATTTCCTTCAATTTAGATGAAAATACTACACTTCTCTCAGGAAGGTGTTCACCACTACAACTCTGATTTTCAAACAAGGAACGACTTCCTTCAATGGTAAGCTCAAAGCAAGAACACGGACCTCCTCTAATCTCAGTCCACTGCAGTGTAAACTTTCGTAAACAAAGCCCCCTGCAAATGATTGGCACTGCAGAATTATTTATTAATTGTGCATTTTTCCGTGTCAAACAAATAACAATTGTCAGACGGTCCAGTCCTTTGAAAGCTTGGTTGAGTTCATCACAAAATGAGGTCAATAGTTTGAGTTCTTGGTTTCTTGACAGAGATGTTGTAGAGGTGTACATATCATCATAATTCAATGACCATTCCAATGTTGTGATATTCTTATTATTTTTGAAAacagagcaaattgttttctttgaaacctCACAACCCATAACATTAAGAGACCTTAGCTTTCGGCATGTTTGCAGAGCACTAGACAGTGGGCCAGTTTTCAGCCAGTAGCAATCTTGCAAATTTAGATCCTCTAAGGAATGCTTGAACTTGCTAATATACTTGCAAACAGCAAGAGAAGAGATGCGTTGCCCATGCTGTAAATGTAAAcatctgaaacaaaagaaaaacaaaagaagttatcACCACTGAATTTTGTATTAAGGAGCTAATGCAAGGATGATGACAACGACTACAAGAATGTTGTcttagaataattattattatttactgttATTGTTACAGTAATGATTTCTAGATTACTCCAAGTCCTTTGGCATGCACAGTGCGTCTAACATTCTtggattaaaattattgttataaatttgaaaatttatcgtcaggtgctcaCATCCTTCaaataacctcaaatttggtcattttatgcCATGTGTGTGGAGCATGCAGAGTGATTCTTTTTCTTCAACTTCaattaatttattgttttgtaACATTCTAGTAGATGTCATCTTCATCCTTGCATAAGTTCCCTAATGTTTCTTAAATCCCATAATTTGCAAGGGGCAATACTTCTCTGTCTCCTCCTCACGCTTGTTTTCATGATTGTTGAGCCATGGCAGCTCATCTCTACAGcccaaacttttttttttttgccattcttGTTGGCCAGAATATCCCAGTACATGTATGCTTGTGTATGTGGCAGCTCATAGGCTGGATTGGACACTACAGATGAGTAACATGGAGGGACAGATCCCACCAGCTTCAATTCTCTAAACATCTTTTAATACTGCTTGTACGTTATGCCTCTCCAGTTGCTTGGAAAATTTGGGCTAAAGCAGAACACCTGACTAATACATGTGGGAGAGTCTCAGAGAACTTCCAATACAGTCTGCAGGGGATGTTACCATGTGTTACGCCTGTCTTATTTGAGGTATAGACTATAGATAGCTACTTGTGTAGCTCCATAGTACCAGCCATGGTGTGGGTGGGTGCACATGTCCAATCCC
Proteins encoded:
- the LOC137983688 gene encoding F-box/LRR-repeat protein 18-like encodes the protein MESLPKEILSMIFQNLHPLELVPLSRVNNRWRDVALHPRLHRCLHLQHGQRISSLAVCKYISKFKHSLEDLNLQDCYWLKTGPLSSALQTCRKLRSLNVMGCEVSKKTICSVFKNNKNITTLEWSLNYDDMYTSTTSLSRNQELKLLTSFCDELNQAFKGLDRLTIVICLTRKNAQLINNSAVPIICRGLCLRKFTLQWTEIRGGPCSCFELTIEGSRSLFENQSCSGEHLPERSVVFSSKLKEMFLVALASQRDCGKLHSFLFPSWATMEPPSLYINHLQILEDVSLTNIDLGDLRVCDSTLLSAILSKQTLHYLNLCGLKIDGHLLQVVATSSPNLKVLNLHNCVGCFELLQGLKSLAICCPNLSQLNLHGVHLQASNGKWQNTLIEVIAEFKHLVSLSVCACMLCQAGESKRVGSSVDFSGKLMKTGKRVSHCSSVRSATQNELSCEGCFERMTKACREITEFELIRLSVPGLTFTKTHYDPVQCNTSSIERCHSIRGVYDTLVAVQNWTSLQRLTLAVPFMKGNLKFLTVITQNCSKLQFLSLAVMASLGHSGNVVLLQQALSYCHQLRDLRLEQPSFGITESFMLTLGQLKHLERVCIIAKGGTMKMYPQAVLSVFEKCCKLYFFQVLCDITLKASRALVDAVTQRFAKARPGLVMSVVPFRDSRTQLLSFDIAKSIPVVHFKEMFLFGSTVATKLPV